Within Sorghum bicolor cultivar BTx623 chromosome 2, Sorghum_bicolor_NCBIv3, whole genome shotgun sequence, the genomic segment AGCTGTGACGACACATCAGATGGCGTGAAgcgttttgccgagtgcccacggcacaacactcgacaaagatatttttttttaaaaaaaatctaagttTGACTAGTGTCCCCTGAGCAGCACTCGGTAGAACTGTCAAGTTTTTCTAGTGTCCTTGCAGGAACACTCAATAAAGTACCAAGTTTGCCTAGTGTCCTGTCGTGGACACGTGGCAAAGCCTTTAGATTTGGCTAGTGTCCTAACATGAACACTCGGCAAAACCTTCATGTTTACCTAGTGTTCTGACATAGACACTCGGTAAAACCACCATACTCTGCAAAGTTAGTTGCCCAGGTGCCCAGAATTATCACTTTTGTCGAATATGGTGGCAAGACATTCAACAAAGACACACTGTGCCGAGTGTTTACACTCGAGAGAATGACAAAAAAACATCATTTTTTACATTTCATCTAAACAAACAGAAAATATATATACCAGAAATCACAGACATTACATATACATCACAAACGTCACATATCTTACAATATATCAGTATAATTTCACAAGTAATCCAAGTGCTCCATCATTCACAACTACAAGTGCAAATAGAAGTATCGTTAACAACTACAAGTATCATCACGGCCAACGAGACTGATTTGCTAAAGGATTTAAATCATGAGGCACTTTATTCGATGTCGCCGATTGATTCTGTACAAAGAAAAATAGATTGCATATGTAagacaaaataaatatatatcatACATGACTACATATTTTATGGAGAAATCGGCTATTATGGGACTCCAAACATGCGGCTTCTCCGAAATAAGGCTCCTAATATTGGCTTCTCTAAAATAGGACTTGAAACGTTGGTAATAAGCTATAATGACATTTTGGGTCTTTTTAATCATATTTGGAGTCTCAAATACATGTATTTTATCGTATTGACTGTATTACCCTTATATGCATCGATTCATGTACTTGATTACCGTTGTTTCATCTAATCGCGGCGCTCGTCCTTCCCTCTCCCCATGACCAGGCGGCGGCCAGCCAGCCTAGGCCACGGTCAGCCATGACCAGGCGGCGTTGTTTCATCTAATCGCGACGCTCGTCCTTCCCTCTCCCCATGACCAGGCGGCGGCCAGCCAGCCTAGGCCACGGTCAGCCATGACCAGGCGGCGGCCAGCCCAGCCATGTACGTACAACCAAGACAGAGACAGGCAGCCGCGGCCACCAGCCCAGCCAAGACAGGCAGCCACCACGTTAGGACTTAAAACAGGCAGCCAGAGGTAAAAGAGTCATTtgtcatggccaaatacatgtaTTTAAGACTAAAACATGGTTAATTGTATTAAAATATCATTAGAGCTTATAAATAATGTTTAGAGTCCTATTTGGGAGAAACAAATATTTGTAGTCCTATTTGATTGAAGCCACAACGATTGGAGTCCTATAATAGCCATTTTCTCTATTTTATGTCCAAGTGGGTGGGCGCTAAGACGCTAGCACGGTTCTTCTGAAAAGATATTTCtacaaaactatatatatatatatataactatcaTATatcgtgtgtatatatatatacatatatatatatattatatatttatttgtcACATTAGAAATATAGAAGCTAAAGTTTGGAGTAATTGATTACAGGTAAAATGAAACACATCACTGTTTGAGTATGATAAACATATATTTTCACAATATTGTTTGTCAATAATAGGCAGTAATAAACGGTTACTAAAATTGGCTACGCGAAACAAGACAGAACATAGTCAATAATTTGGACGTAATTTACCATGGAAGGTAAAACTTGTGATGAGTAGATaaaaagtataataaaaagggtATGTAATCAATAATTTGGACGTAATTTCCATGGAAGGTAAAATTTGTGATGACTAAATaaaaagtataataaaaagggcATATAGAAGTGCTCCAATAGCACAGCTGCACAGCGCGGACAGGCCTCACGTTAACTCCGCCAGCCTCTCCCAAAACGGCAAATGGCCGCCAACGCAGCCAGCCATAACTCCGCCCCGATCTATCCGTCGCCCCCCCAAAACACGAGAGCGCAGCAAGAGagagaaacaaaaaaataaataataaggaagaaaataataagaaaaaaaacacaCTCCCGTGCTCTTCGaccggcggtggtggtggtgcgaaCGCGAGGCGACCAAGGGGAGACGAGATGAGGGGGGCGAAGCGGCCGCTCGGCGTGGTGACGTCATGGGTGCGGCGGCAGCCGCCCAAGGTGAAGGCCTTCCTAGCCGTCGTCACCGGCATGGCCGCGCTCGTCTTTATCCGCTTCATCGTCCACGACCACGACAACCTCTTCGTCGCCGCCGAGGCTGCGCACGCGCTCGGCATAGGCGTCCTCATCTACAAGCTCACCAAGGAGAAGACCTGCGCCGGTTCGTTTCCGTCCGCTTCTTTGACACCCGTTCCCGATCTGTCGAGATCGCCCGTGCCGGCGCCGATAGGGTATAGGATTTTTTTTTATAGGATTTGGCCCGCCAAATTCTGCGTTCCAGAAGACGATTTTCCCGGTATGGTTTGCAATTTTTATTTTGCGAAGAATTGGTGGTTTACTGCTGTGTATGTCTAGGAGGCGGAAGGTTAGAGTATTTGTTCGATCTATTTTATATCTATATAAATACCCCCATATGCTTTTGTCCAttttttagataatgtttgttgtGAGGCTAGACAGATGTGTAGCACTGTTATTGTTTCGGGTTCTTATACAGGATTAAGTGCTAAAGTACTCATCTGGTATATTTTGGAGCTGCAAGACGTGCTTGATTACATCATCCTTTGATTTGATTGGGGGGAATTTGTATAGACTCATTTTTTAGAATGATGTAGCGTGTTGCGAGCTGTTTTGAAAAATCTGGAGAAACCAAATCTTGAATAACAATCATGTGGTTTCCAgtttttgttgttgttatttTTAGCTCTTTCAACATCTATTTGTTTATTAGAATTCCTTATACTGAATTATGCATTCTTGTATCATTTCTTCCATTTAGTGGATCCCTTATTCCAAGTGCATAGATTTTGTTTTATATACTGCAGATGTTTCCATTTTTATAGATTCTATATGAATAAGTCGTGTAGCTACTTGGCATGGTTTAGATTTGGAATTACCATATCAGAGATCTAGAGATTATTCATATGTGCAATATAAACTTATTGATGGTTTACCTTGCGATTTCTTTCACTTGGTGGACCTAGTTGTATACAAACTCATTtggttttatatttttttaaagaaatcCCACCTCTAGCTGTGAAAATTACCCTAAAATTCACCGTTCAATGTATATGATTTGTTTAGAATGCCTCATGCCTGTTGTATGTGAGAAGATGGCCTGTCAGAATATAGTTCTTGCCATTTTTATTTAGGTATTAATGCTCAACTTTTCATGTTGCAGGACTATCCCTCAAGTCTCAGGATTTAACTGCGTTATTTCTAGCTGTTAGACTGTACTGCAGCTTTGTCATGGAGTATGACATCCATACGATTCTGGACACTGCTACCCTTGTAGCCACACTGTTTGTTATTTATATGATACGGTTCAAACTGAGGTCTACTTATATGGTGGACAAGGATAACTTTGCATTGTACTATGTGGTAAGCAATAAACTTATGTCTTGGTATATGAATTTAGATGAGTTACTGTTCTTAGCTAAGAATTTCAGTTTCTCATACCCTGATGGCTGATACCTGTGTCAATGATATTGAGTTGGAGCTGTCCAGTTTGTGCAAAATTGAGCCACATTACCATCTCAATGTATTTGTTTTGTACTGAAGTTGGTTAGGTTAAGGCCAAGGGTGTGTGAGCTTTATGGTTAGAATGCACGTAACCTTTTAGATTGTTTATTATTGAATCATATTCATGTCTCTGTTTTAGTAGTAACTGGTTTATTTCTCTTTCTGTACTTCTGGGATCGGAGGTAGTGCTTCTGATGCTTCAGAAGGCATTGGACTTATGCTGGCTAATTTTACTTCTTCTGCCACAACGTTGCACATCTTAAAGTATATTGCTGTCTTATTGTGCTTGGGCTTTTGTTATTACCTTTCAAGGTGCTACCATGTGCTGGACTGGCACTACTTATTCATCCTTCAACATCACATAACATTGTGAACCGGATCTCTTGGGCATTCTGTGTTTATTTGGAAGCTGTTTCAGTGCTGCCACAATTACGGTTGATGCAAAATACTAAGGTAATATCACCATCTTGCCATTTGGTTCCATTGATTGCAGGAATAAGTTTGACTTAAGTTTTGCCATCTTTTGCAGATTGTTGAACCGT encodes:
- the LOC8066936 gene encoding putative ER lumen protein-retaining receptor C28H8.4 — translated: MRGAKRPLGVVTSWVRRQPPKVKAFLAVVTGMAALVFIRFIVHDHDNLFVAAEAAHALGIGVLIYKLTKEKTCAGLSLKSQDLTALFLAVRLYCSFVMEYDIHTILDTATLVATLFVIYMIRFKLRSTYMVDKDNFALYYVVLPCAGLALLIHPSTSHNIVNRISWAFCVYLEAVSVLPQLRLMQNTKIVEPFTAHYVFALGVARFLSCAHWVLQVLDTRGRLLTALGYGLWPSMVLLSEIVQTFILADFCYYYVKSLVGGQLVLRLPSGVV